One region of Clostridia bacterium genomic DNA includes:
- the mgtE gene encoding magnesium transporter, whose product MAEEISALLEEKDIPKLKQVLTPMNPADIAVIFKEVDEAKLPFLYRILPKELAAEVFVEMDGDQQELLIRAFSDRELHEMLDELYMDDTVDLIEEMPANVVTRILKNCDAKTRQTINEILKYPKDSAGALMTIEFVSLIEGMTVEQAFERIKRTGIDKETIYTCYVTDRARKLKGVVTAKDLMLADSGTIVDDIMETNVISVDTVEDKEVVAKQFQKYDLLALPVVDGEQRLVGIITVDDAIDVMEEEATEDISKMAAVNPLEDTYFKTSVFKHARNRFLWLFVLMLSATVTGLIIQHYEAAIAAIPALVAFIPTLMDTGGNCGSQASAMIIRGLAVGEIKTSDYFKAVWKELRIALLVGLSLSAVNTVRVFIMYGSSIGEQNIPTYMFAIVTACAMLVTITTAKFLGCSMPILASKIKIDPALMASPMITTIVDAVSVLAYFMIVTTILSAYF is encoded by the coding sequence ATGGCGGAAGAAATATCCGCGCTGCTTGAAGAAAAGGACATACCAAAGCTCAAACAGGTGCTTACCCCCATGAACCCCGCGGACATCGCGGTCATATTCAAAGAAGTCGACGAAGCGAAGCTCCCCTTCCTCTACCGCATACTGCCGAAGGAGCTCGCCGCGGAGGTCTTCGTCGAGATGGACGGCGATCAGCAGGAGCTGCTGATACGCGCCTTCTCCGACCGCGAGCTTCACGAAATGCTCGACGAGCTCTATATGGACGACACCGTCGACCTTATCGAAGAGATGCCCGCGAACGTCGTCACGAGGATACTCAAAAACTGCGACGCCAAGACGCGCCAGACGATAAACGAGATCCTGAAATACCCGAAGGACAGCGCGGGCGCGCTGATGACCATCGAGTTCGTCTCGCTCATTGAGGGAATGACCGTCGAGCAGGCGTTCGAGCGCATAAAGCGCACCGGCATAGACAAGGAAACGATCTACACCTGCTACGTTACCGACCGCGCGCGCAAGCTGAAGGGCGTCGTTACCGCGAAGGACCTGATGCTCGCGGACAGCGGCACGATCGTAGACGACATTATGGAGACTAACGTCATATCCGTCGACACCGTCGAGGATAAGGAAGTCGTCGCCAAACAGTTCCAGAAATACGACCTGCTCGCGCTTCCCGTAGTCGACGGCGAACAGCGGCTCGTCGGCATAATCACCGTCGACGACGCCATCGACGTCATGGAAGAAGAGGCCACCGAAGACATTTCGAAGATGGCGGCCGTTAACCCGCTTGAAGACACCTATTTCAAGACCTCCGTCTTCAAGCACGCGCGCAACCGCTTCCTCTGGCTCTTCGTCCTTATGCTTTCCGCCACGGTGACGGGACTGATAATCCAGCATTACGAAGCGGCGATCGCCGCGATACCCGCGCTCGTCGCCTTCATCCCGACGCTTATGGACACCGGCGGCAACTGCGGTTCGCAGGCCAGCGCGATGATAATCCGCGGCCTCGCGGTCGGCGAGATCAAAACGAGCGACTACTTCAAAGCCGTGTGGAAGGAGCTGCGTATAGCGCTGCTCGTCGGGCTTTCGCTCTCCGCGGTGAACACGGTCAGAGTCTTCATCATGTACGGCTCGAGCATCGGCGAACAGAACATCCCGACCTATATGTTCGCGATAGTCACCGCCTGCGCGATGCTCGTGACGATAACGACGGCGAAGTTCCTCGGCTGCTCGATGCCGATACTTGCCAGCAAGATCAAGATAGACCCCGCGCTGATGGCTTCGCCGATGATAACGACGATAGTAGACGCCGTCTCCGTCCTCGCCTACTTCATGATCGTGACGACCATTCTCAGCGCGTACTTCTGA
- a CDS encoding peptidylprolyl isomerase, whose translation MGKSEDKAKYKQNKKGTALMIIGIAVIVLLIVFIFFGTAISDFVRNVFSKGSDDASSGGETISSSAVDSGETNDSGDETDSGDRAGYPDDETQLSPDYQLAAPKSGDDIAIINTSLGTMKFKLFPENAPKAVANFSAKAKDGYYNGMSFLYLYEDVLQSDGNMDTIYGDGFEKELSINLHNYLGALGVCNSGDKNSNQFYIVTVNKVADDILEAMSGEKAQSLNLGFTPDVIAKYGSIGGDPTLDGQFTIFGQIYEGAEVIDAINTVQVDENYKPLNDITITSVEIGKY comes from the coding sequence ATGGGTAAAAGCGAAGACAAAGCCAAGTATAAGCAGAACAAAAAAGGTACCGCGCTGATGATAATCGGAATCGCGGTCATCGTGCTTCTCATAGTGTTCATTTTCTTCGGCACGGCGATCTCTGACTTCGTCAGAAACGTCTTCTCTAAGGGCTCCGACGACGCCTCCTCCGGCGGCGAAACGATCTCCTCGAGCGCCGTCGACAGCGGCGAAACGAACGACTCCGGCGACGAAACCGACAGCGGAGACCGCGCCGGCTATCCGGATGACGAAACGCAGCTTTCGCCCGACTATCAGCTCGCCGCGCCTAAATCGGGCGACGATATCGCGATAATCAACACCTCGCTCGGCACGATGAAGTTCAAACTCTTCCCGGAAAACGCGCCCAAGGCGGTCGCAAACTTCTCCGCGAAGGCGAAGGACGGCTACTATAACGGCATGTCTTTCCTCTATCTCTACGAGGACGTTCTGCAGTCAGACGGCAATATGGACACCATCTACGGCGACGGCTTCGAGAAGGAGCTGTCGATAAACCTGCACAACTACCTCGGCGCACTCGGTGTCTGCAACTCCGGCGACAAGAACTCCAACCAGTTCTACATCGTCACCGTCAACAAGGTCGCGGACGACATTCTCGAAGCGATGAGCGGCGAGAAGGCGCAGTCGCTCAATCTCGGCTTCACGCCCGACGTTATAGCGAAATACGGCTCCATCGGCGGCGACCCGACGCTCGACGGACAGTTCACCATCTTCGGCCAGATCTATGAAGGCGCCGAAGTCATCGACGCGATAAACACCGTTCAGGTAGACGAGAATTACAAGCCGCTTAATGATATAACCATCACGTCCGTGGAAATCGGCAAATATTGA